A genomic segment from Macadamia integrifolia cultivar HAES 741 unplaced genomic scaffold, SCU_Mint_v3 scaffold1663, whole genome shotgun sequence encodes:
- the LOC122064465 gene encoding gibberellin 2-beta-dioxygenase 6-like, producing the protein MAMRTASDSPLLDQYRTLLRGEIQVNRCNDHLCEVIGECELPLIDLSGLRSCHGDDKKACVAAITRASSELGFFQVMNHGISGEFLGDMRREQVKVFQTPIDRNASCGFLNDSYRWGSPTATSVKNFSWSEAFHIPLTKISDETCYGDQFGTLREVLEKLAAEMSKLAQLLAGVLAKNLGSKGLLLEEICNENTCFLRLNRYPKCPISPEIFGLVPHTDSDFLTILCQDQVGGLQLMKDSKWVAVKPNQDALIVNIGDLFQAWSNNEYKSVEHRVMTNGRVERYSIAYLLCPSYDSFIGCCIEPSIYRKFTFGEYRRQVQEDVRQTGHKVGLPKFLL; encoded by the exons ATGGCTATGAGAACTGCATCAGATTCACCTCTCCTAGATCAATATAGAACATTATTACGTGGAGAAATTCAGGTGAATCGGTGCAATGATCACCTCTGTGAAGTAATAGGAGAATGTGAACTCCCCTTAATTGATCTTAGTGGTCTGAGGAGTTGCCATGGTGATGATAAGAAGGCTTGTGTTGCAGCAATAACAAGGGCATCATCCGAGTTGGGGTTTTTCCAGGTGATGAACCATGGAATTAGTGGTGAGTTTCTTGGGGATATGAGAAGAGAACAGGTGAAGGTGTTTCAAACCCCCATTGATAGGAATGCTAGTTGTGGATTTCTAAATGATTCATATAGATGGGGGAGTCCTACTGCTACTTCTGTAAAAAATTTCTCATGGTCTGAAGCTTTCCATATTCCTCTCACCAAGATTTCAGATGAGACTTGTTATGGAGATCAGTTCGGTACTCTAAG GGAAGTGTTGGAGAAGTTGGCAGCAGAGATGTCGAAACTAGCTCAATTACTTGCTGGAGTTCTAGCAAAGAATTTGGGTTCAAAAGGGCTGCTTCTTGAAGAAATTTGCAATGAAAATACTTGCTTTCTTCGCCTGAATCGCTACCCAAAGTGCCCGATCTCGCCGGAGATTTTCGGTTTAGTGCCTCACACTGACAGTGATTTCCTCACAATCCTTTGTCAGGATCAAGTTGGTGGATTGCAACTCATGAAAGATTCTAAATGGGTCGCTGTAAAACCCAATCAAGATGCTCTTATCGTCAACATTGGAGATCTTTTCCAG GCTTGGAGCAACAATGAATATAAGAGCGTGGAGCACAGGGTGATGACTAATGGGAGAGTGGAAAGATACTCAATAGCCTATTTACTTTGCCCATCTTATGATTCCTTTATTGGGTGTTGCATAGAACCTTCCATATATAGAAAGTTTACTTTTGGAGAATACAGAAGACAGGTTCAAGAAGATGTGAGACAAACCGGCCACAAAGTGGGCCTTCCAAAATTTCTCCTCTAG
- the LOC122064471 gene encoding secreted RxLR effector protein 161-like → MDLISQLRDGIFISQTKYLKEMLKKFTMEDCKLLSTPMMTGCKPDILQAVCMVAKFQADPKETHVGAIKRIFRYLKGTIGYGLWYSRSKSFDLKAYSDADWAGCVDERKSTSGGAFYLDNSLVAWHNKKQELVSLSTTETEYIAASTSCTQVLWMKQMLKDLNVEQN, encoded by the exons ATGGATCTG ATTAGCCAGTTGAGGGATGGCATTTTCATTTCTCAAACTAAGTATTTGAAAGAAATGCTGAAGAAGTTCACAATGGAGGATTGTAAACTTCTGAGCACTCCAATGATGACCGGATGCAA GCCAGATATTCTACAAGCAGTGTGTATGGTTGCCAAGTTCCAAGCAGACCCAAAGGAGACACATGTTGGAGCAATAAAGAGGATTTTTAGATATCTCAAGGGGACAATTGGTTATGGTCTATGGTACTCTAGAAGCAAGTCTTTTGACTTGAAAGCCTACTcggatgcagattgggctggtTGTGTAGATGAGAGAAAGAGCACTAGCGGAGGAGCTTTCTACTTAGACAACAGTTTAGTTGCATGGCATAATAAGAAGCAAGAGTTAGTTTCTCTATCTACTACAGAGACAGAGTACATTGCAGCATCTACCAGTTGCACCCAGGTTCTATGGATGAAACAGATGTTGAAAGACCTAAATGTGGAGCAGAATTAG